Proteins encoded within one genomic window of Ursus arctos isolate Adak ecotype North America unplaced genomic scaffold, UrsArc2.0 scaffold_7, whole genome shotgun sequence:
- the PPRC1 gene encoding peroxisome proliferator-activated receptor gamma coactivator-related protein 1 isoform X2, translating to MAARRGRRDGVAPSPSGGPGPDPGGGVRGSSWGSRSQMPYGTVGSVSGGEQVLLHEEGDDSGFVSLSRLGPCLRDKDLEMEELILQDETLLGTMQSYMDASLISLIEDFGSLGESRLSLEDQNEVSLLTALTEILDNADSENLSPFDSIPDSELLVSPREGSSLHKLLTLSRTPPERDLITPVDPLGPSTGSSRVSGVEMSLSDPPWDFSPPSFLETSSPKLPSWRPPRSRARRGQSPPPQQRSDGEEEEEVASFSGQMLAGELDNSVSSIPDFPMHLACPEEEDKTAAAEMAVQAAGDESISSLSELVRAMHPYCLPNLTHLTSLEDELQDQPDDLTLPEDCVVLEIVGQAATAGNDLEIPVVVRQIPTGPQPVLLDDSLEASTALKLLMPTLESETEAAVPREDLCPEKEGLSVDSEEKLESVCLLEPREVMEPVMPKGPQNPPANTMLSSQRARKGRKKKSKEQPAACAEGYARRLRSSSRGQSTLATEVTSQAGNLPQEELQREVGPPRSRGKPRAWARAWAAALEKPSSGSLESSAGLASPDKEDPLDLYSNLVDGIQANPVQAHVSARADPMPLDSVEADPVEVNSVLADPVPVDPALVDLASANSELVDPLPANPVLIDPVLAGSAEIDPTVVVPISDDLQPGDPVPANSAPVDSVANDVAPVDPVLVKSRPSDPRRGAVSSVQGSPAPQLLLESESLDSLKTVIPEVQEVVGPLKVESGTSSVPQEARPRPLSLSEYRRRRQQRQAEAEERSPQPPAGKWPSLPETPTGLADIPCLVIPPAPAKKTTLQRSPEVPPEACSVPVGPSPASPSPEPPASKPVASTPTEQVPSQELPLPARPPPSALQPMPPTMPTALPFPPGGLGMTPMLPLPTSGQGIPSLPPPPLQPPSLSMSMGPVPPDPYTHYAPVPPWPCYPPVSPSGYPCLPPPPTVPLVSGTPGTYAVPPTCNVPWVPPPAPVPPYSSSCAYGPLGWGPGLQHPPFWPTVPPPPLPLASVGRAAPPPKVEPSGIPAGPSESVLPGPMAPPLSLGSAGQGALQVEPTKVEVKSVPVSPHLKHKVSSPVQSPQIKTPPCLSAESVAVEEPTSERLKPETQETRLREKPPSPVAKAVPTPTPKQSTVTKLPAVHPARLRKLSFLPTPRAQGPEDVVQAFISEIGIEASDLSSLLEQFEKSEAKKECPPPAPADSLAVGNSGVDTPQEKRPLDRLQAPELANVAGLTPPATPPHQLWKPLAAVSLLAKAKSPKSTAQEGTLKPEGVTEAKHPAATRLQEGVHGPSPVHVGSGDHDYCVRSRTPPKKTPALVIPEVGSRWNVKRHQDITIKPVLSLGPVIPLPPHTAASQEPLDHRTSSEQADPPAPCLAPSALLSPEASPCRNDMNTRTPPEPSAKQRSVRCYRKSCRSASPPSRGWQGCRGRSSRSVSSGSNRTSEASSSSSSSSSSSSRSRSRSLSPPHKRWRRSSCSSSGRSRRCSSSSSSSSSSSSTSSSSSRSRSRSPSPRRRSDRRRRYSSYRSHDHYQRQRVLQKERAIEERRVVFIGKIPGRMTRSELKQRFSVFGEIEECTIHFRVQGDNYGFVTYRYAEEAFAAIESGHKLRQADEQPFDLCFGGRRQFCKRSYSDLDSNREDFDPAPVKSKFDSLDFDTLLKQAQKNLRR from the exons ATGGCGGCGCGCCGGGGACGGAGAGACGGAGTCGCGCCGTCTCCGAGTGGGGGCCCCGGCCCCGACCCCGGCGGTGGAGTCCGCGGCAGCAGTTGGGGGAGTCGGAGCCAAATGCCGTATGGGACTGTGGGCTCTGTGAGTGGCGGGGAGCAG GTGCTGCTACACGAGGAGGGGGATGATTCTGGTTTTGTCAGTCTGTCTCGGCTTGGCCCCTGCCTGAGGGACAAGGACCTGGAGATGGAGGAGCTGATACTGCAGGATGAGACGCTGTTGGGGACCATGCAGAGCTACATGGACGCCTCCCTCATCTCCCTCATCGAGGATTTTGGGAGCCTTGGGGAG AGCAGGTTATCTCTGGAGGACCAGAATGAGGTGTCACTGCTCACAGCTCTGACAGAGATCTTGGACAATGCAGATTCCGAGAACCTATCTCCGTTCGACAGCATTCCTGACTCAGAACTGCTTGTGTCACCTCGGGAGGGCTCCTCT ctGCACAAGCTGCTCACCCTCTCCCGGACACCCCCGGAACGTGACCTCATCACCCCCGTTGACCCACTGGGGCCCAGCACAGGCAGTAGTAGAGTGAGTGGG GTTGAGATGTCTCTCTCAGATCCTCCTTGGGActtctccccaccttccttcttAGAGACCTCCTCCCCTAAGCTTCCTAGCTGGagacccccaagatcaagagcccgCCGGGGCcaatcccctcctccccagcaacGAAGTgatggggaagaagaggaggaggtggcCAGCTTCAGCGGCCAGATGCTTGCTGGGGAGCTGGACAACTCTGTGAGCAGTATCCCAGACTTCCCCATGCACCTGGCCTGCCCAGAGGAGGAAGATAAAACCGCAGCAGCAGAGATGGCAGTGCAAGCAGCTGGTGACGAGAGCATCTCCTCCTTGAGTGAGCTGGTGCGGGCTATGCATCCATACTGCCTGCCCAACCTCACCCACCTGACGTCACTCGAGGATGAGCTTCAGGATCAGCCGGATGATTTGACACTGCCTGAGGATTGCGTGGTGCTAGAGATTGTGGGCCAGGCAGCCACAGCTGGTAATGACCTGGAGATTCCAGTTGTGGTACGGCAGATCCCTACTGGGCCCCAGCCTGTGCTCCTGGATGACTCGCTAGAAGCCAGTACAGCTTTGAAGCTACTCATGCCTACACTAGAGTCGGAGACAGAGGCTGCTGTGCCCAGGGAAGACCTCTGCCCTGAGAAAGAGGGGTTGTCCGTGGACTCGGAGGAAAAGCTGGAGTCAGTCTGCTTATTGGAGCCCAGGGAGGTCATGGAGCCAGTGATGCCCAAGGGGCCTCAGAACCCACCAGCCAATACAATGCTGAGCTCCCAGAGAGCTCGAAAGGGCAGGAAGAAGAAGAGCAAAGAGCAGCCAGCAGCCTGTGCAGAAGGCTATGCCAGGAGACTGAGGTCATCTTCTCGTGGGCAGTCTACCCTGGCTACAGAGGTGACCTCTCAGGCAGGAAATCTGCCTCAGGAGGAACTGCAAAGAGAGGTTGGACCTCCTCGTAGTAGAGGGAAGCCCCGGGCTTGGGCTCGGGCCTGGGCAGCTGCCTTGGAAAAACCTAGCTCTGGGAGCTTGGAGAGTAGTGCTGGACTAGCTAGTCCTGACAAAGAAGATCCTCTAGACCTTTACTCCAACTTGGTTGACGGCATCCAGGCCAACCCTGTTCAAGCCCACGTCTCCGCTCGAGCTGACCCCATGCCACTTGATTCTGTTGAAGCCGATCCCGTTGAAGTTAATTCTGTTCTAGCTGACCCTGTACCTGTTGATCCTGCATTGGTTGACCTTGCTTCAGCAAACTCAGAACTGGTTGACCCTCTCCCAGCTAACCCAGTACTGATCGACCCagtcctggctggctcagcagaaATTGACCCTACAGTGGTTGTTCCCATCTCAGATGACTTGCAACCAGGTGACCCTGTCCCAGCCAACTCAGCACCAGTTGACTCTGTTGCCAATGACGTGGCTCCAGTTGATCCTGTGCTAGTTAAGTCTAGGCCGTCTGATCCCAGACGTGGTGCAGTGTCATCAGTCCAGGGAAGTCCAGCTCCCCAGCTCCTTCTGGAGTCAGAGTCCTTGGACTCTCTAAAGACCGTCATCCCTGAAGTCCAGGAGGTTGTGGGTCCTTTGAAGGTAGAAAGTGGTACCAGTTCCGTACCCCAGGAAGCCAGACCTCGGCCTCTTAGCCTATCAGAGTACCGGCGACGAAGGCAGCAGCGCCAAgctgaggcagaagagaggagtccccagcccccagctgggAAGTGGCCCAGTCTCCCAGAGACCCCCACAGGGCTAGCAGACATCCCTTGTCTTGTCATCCCACCAGCCCCAGCCAAGAAGACAACTCTGCAGAGAAGCCCTGAAGTTCCTCCTGAGGCTTGCTCAGTGCCTGTGGGTCCCAGCCCTGCTTCTCCTAGTCCTGAGCCACCTGCAAGCAAACCTGTGGCCTCAACACCCACTGAGCAGGTGCCATCCCAAGAACTGCCACTACCAGCAAGACCTCCACCTTCTGCTCTGCAGCCCATGCCTCCCACAATGCCCACTGCTTTGCCTTTCCCCCCAGGTGGGCTAGGCATGACACCCATGCTGCCCCTTCCTACAAGTGGACAAGGGATCCCCAGTCTGCCCCCACCACCCTTGCAGCCTCCCAGTCTTTCGATGTCTATGGGGCCAGTGCCACCTGATCCCTATACTCACTATGCTCCTGTGCCACCCTGGCCTTGTTATCCCCCTGTGTCCCCTTCTGGCTATCCTtgcctgccccccccaccaacagtgcccctAGTATCTGGTACTCCTGGCACCTATGCTGTGCCCCCCACTTGCAATGTGCCTTGGGtaccccctccagccccagtcccaCCTTATAGCTCCAGCTGTGCCTATGGGCCCTTGGGATGGGGCCCAGGGCTGCAACACCCTCCATTCTGGCCTACTGTGCCACCACCTCCTTTGCCTCTAGCATCTGTTGGGAGAGCTGCTCCCCCACCCAAGGTGGAGCCCAGTGGCATTCCAGCTGGCCCTTCTGAAAGCGTACTTCCTGGGCCAATGGCTCCTCCCCTCAGTCTTGGGTCAGCTGGCCAGGGAGCTCTGCAGGTAGAGCCCACCAAGGTGGAGGTCAAGTCAGTGCCTGTGTCGCCCCATCTGAAACACAAGGTGTCCTCCCCAGTGCAAAGCCCCCAGATCAAGACTCCACCATGTCTGTCTGCTGAGAGTGTGGCTGTTGAGGAGCCTACATCAGAGAGGCTAAAGCCTGAGACCCAGGAGACAAGGCTCAGGGAGAAGCCCCCCTCTCCTGTTGCCAAGGCTGTTCCCACACCCACACCAAAGCAGAGCACTGTAACTAAGCTGCCTGCTGTCCACCCAGCCCGTCTAAGGAAACTCTCCTTCCTGCCTACCCCACGTGCTCAAGGTCCTGAGGATGTGGTACAGGCTTTCATCAGTGAGATTG GAATTGAGGCGTCAGACCTGTCCAGTCTGCTGGAGCAGTTTGAGAAATCCGAAG CCAAAAAGGAGTGCCCTCCCCCGGCTCCTGCTGACAGCCTGGCTGTAGGAAACTCAGG CGTTGACACTCCCCAGGAGAAGAGGCCCTTAGACCGGTTACAAGCCCCAGAACTGGCCAACGTGGCAG gGCTCACCCCACCAGCTACCCCTCCCCACCAATTATGGAAGCCCCTGGCTGCTGTCTCACTGCTGGCCAAAGCCAAATCTCCTAAGTCTACCGCCCAGGAGGGAACCCTGAAGCCTGAAGGAGTTACAGAGGCCAAACATCCAGCTGCAACCCGCCTCCAAGAAGGGGTCCATGGCCCTAGTCCAGTCCATGTGGGCTCTGGGGACCATGACTATTGTGTCCGGAGCAGGACTCCCCCCAAAAAGACGCCTGCCCTAGTCATTCCAGAGGTGGGCTCCCGATGGAACGTCAAACGCCATCAGGACATCACCATCAAACCCGTCTTGTCCCTGGGCCCAgtcatccccctgcccccacacacagcTGCCTCCCAGGAGCCACTTGATCACAGGACTAGCAGTGAGCAGGCAGATCCCCCAGCTCCTTGCCTCGCCCCATCTGCCTTGCTGTCCCCTGAGGCCTCGCCTTGCCGGAATGACATGAACACTAGGACTCCCCCTGAGCCCTCAGCCAAGCAGCGGTCAGTGCGCTGTTACCGAAAATCCTGCAGGTCAGCCAGCCCCCCAAGCCGGGGCTGGCAGGGCTGCCGTGGCCGCAGCAGCCGTTCTGTCAGCTCTGGGTCCAACCGGACCAGCGAAGCATCTTCCTCTTCATCCTCATCGTCGTCTTCCTCATCCCGGTCCCGGTCCCggtccctctcccccccacacaaGAGGTGGCGAAG ATCCAGTTGCAGTTCCTCTGGACGTTCCCGAAgatgctcttcctcttcctcctcgtcATCGTCATCTTCCTCAACTTCGTCATCCAGTTCCCGAAGCCGGTCTCGCTCCCCATCCCCCCGACGGAGAAGTGACAGGAGGCGGCG GTACAGCTCTTACCGTTCACATGACCATTACCAAAGGCAGAGAGTGCTGCAGAAGGAGCGTGCAATA GAGGAGAGAAGAGTGGTCTTCATTGGGAAGATACCTGGCCGCATGACTAGGTCAGAACTGAAACAGAGGTTCTCTGTTTTCGGAGAGATTGAGGAGTGCACAATCCACTTCCGTGTCCAAGG TGACAACTACGGCTTCGTCACTTACCGCTATGCTGAGGAGGCATTTGCAGCCATCGAGAGTGGCCACAAGCTGAGGCAGGCAGATGAACAGCCCTTTGATCTCTGCTTCGGGGGCCGTAGGCAGTTCTGCAAGAGAAGCTATTCTGATCTTG ACTCCAACCGGGAAGACTTTGACCCTGCTCCTGTAAAGAGCAAATTTGATTCTCTTGACTTTGACACATTGTTGAAACAGGCCCAGAAGAACCTCAGGAGGTAA
- the PPRC1 gene encoding peroxisome proliferator-activated receptor gamma coactivator-related protein 1 isoform X4, producing MAARRGRRDGVAPSPSGGPGPDPGGGVRGSSWGSRSQMPYGTVGSVSGGEQVLLHEEGDDSGFVSLSRLGPCLRDKDLEMEELILQDETLLGTMQSYMDASLISLIEDFGSLGESRLSLEDQNEVSLLTALTEILDNADSENLSPFDSIPDSELLVSPREGSSLHKLLTLSRTPPERDLITPVDPLGPSTGSSRVEMSLSDPPWDFSPPSFLETSSPKLPSWRPPRSRARRGQSPPPQQRSDGEEEEEVASFSGQMLAGELDNSVSSIPDFPMHLACPEEEDKTAAAEMAVQAAGDESISSLSELVRAMHPYCLPNLTHLTSLEDELQDQPDDLTLPEDCVVLEIVGQAATAGNDLEIPVVVRQIPTGPQPVLLDDSLEASTALKLLMPTLESETEAAVPREDLCPEKEGLSVDSEEKLESVCLLEPREVMEPVMPKGPQNPPANTMLSSQRARKGRKKKSKEQPAACAEGYARRLRSSSRGQSTLATEVTSQAGNLPQEELQREVGPPRSRGKPRAWARAWAAALEKPSSGSLESSAGLASPDKEDPLDLYSNLVDGIQANPVQAHVSARADPMPLDSVEADPVEVNSVLADPVPVDPALVDLASANSELVDPLPANPVLIDPVLAGSAEIDPTVVVPISDDLQPGDPVPANSAPVDSVANDVAPVDPVLVKSRPSDPRRGAVSSVQGSPAPQLLLESESLDSLKTVIPEVQEVVGPLKVESGTSSVPQEARPRPLSLSEYRRRRQQRQAEAEERSPQPPAGKWPSLPETPTGLADIPCLVIPPAPAKKTTLQRSPEVPPEACSVPVGPSPASPSPEPPASKPVASTPTEQVPSQELPLPARPPPSALQPMPPTMPTALPFPPGGLGMTPMLPLPTSGQGIPSLPPPPLQPPSLSMSMGPVPPDPYTHYAPVPPWPCYPPVSPSGYPCLPPPPTVPLVSGTPGTYAVPPTCNVPWVPPPAPVPPYSSSCAYGPLGWGPGLQHPPFWPTVPPPPLPLASVGRAAPPPKVEPSGIPAGPSESVLPGPMAPPLSLGSAGQGALQVEPTKVEVKSVPVSPHLKHKVSSPVQSPQIKTPPCLSAESVAVEEPTSERLKPETQETRLREKPPSPVAKAVPTPTPKQSTVTKLPAVHPARLRKLSFLPTPRAQGPEDVVQAFISEIGIEASDLSSLLEQFEKSEAKKECPPPAPADSLAVGNSGVDTPQEKRPLDRLQAPELANVAGLTPPATPPHQLWKPLAAVSLLAKAKSPKSTAQEGTLKPEGVTEAKHPAATRLQEGVHGPSPVHVGSGDHDYCVRSRTPPKKTPALVIPEVGSRWNVKRHQDITIKPVLSLGPVIPLPPHTAASQEPLDHRTSSEQADPPAPCLAPSALLSPEASPCRNDMNTRTPPEPSAKQRSVRCYRKSCRSASPPSRGWQGCRGRSSRSVSSGSNRTSEASSSSSSSSSSSSRSRSRSLSPPHKRWRRSSCSSSGRSRRCSSSSSSSSSSSSTSSSSSRSRSRSPSPRRRSDRRRRYSSYRSHDHYQRQRVLQKERAIEERRVVFIGKIPGRMTRSELKQRFSVFGEIEECTIHFRVQGDNYGFVTYRYAEEAFAAIESGHKLRQADEQPFDLCFGGRRQFCKRSYSDLDSNREDFDPAPVKSKFDSLDFDTLLKQAQKNLRR from the exons ATGGCGGCGCGCCGGGGACGGAGAGACGGAGTCGCGCCGTCTCCGAGTGGGGGCCCCGGCCCCGACCCCGGCGGTGGAGTCCGCGGCAGCAGTTGGGGGAGTCGGAGCCAAATGCCGTATGGGACTGTGGGCTCTGTGAGTGGCGGGGAGCAG GTGCTGCTACACGAGGAGGGGGATGATTCTGGTTTTGTCAGTCTGTCTCGGCTTGGCCCCTGCCTGAGGGACAAGGACCTGGAGATGGAGGAGCTGATACTGCAGGATGAGACGCTGTTGGGGACCATGCAGAGCTACATGGACGCCTCCCTCATCTCCCTCATCGAGGATTTTGGGAGCCTTGGGGAG AGCAGGTTATCTCTGGAGGACCAGAATGAGGTGTCACTGCTCACAGCTCTGACAGAGATCTTGGACAATGCAGATTCCGAGAACCTATCTCCGTTCGACAGCATTCCTGACTCAGAACTGCTTGTGTCACCTCGGGAGGGCTCCTCT ctGCACAAGCTGCTCACCCTCTCCCGGACACCCCCGGAACGTGACCTCATCACCCCCGTTGACCCACTGGGGCCCAGCACAGGCAGTAGTAGA GTTGAGATGTCTCTCTCAGATCCTCCTTGGGActtctccccaccttccttcttAGAGACCTCCTCCCCTAAGCTTCCTAGCTGGagacccccaagatcaagagcccgCCGGGGCcaatcccctcctccccagcaacGAAGTgatggggaagaagaggaggaggtggcCAGCTTCAGCGGCCAGATGCTTGCTGGGGAGCTGGACAACTCTGTGAGCAGTATCCCAGACTTCCCCATGCACCTGGCCTGCCCAGAGGAGGAAGATAAAACCGCAGCAGCAGAGATGGCAGTGCAAGCAGCTGGTGACGAGAGCATCTCCTCCTTGAGTGAGCTGGTGCGGGCTATGCATCCATACTGCCTGCCCAACCTCACCCACCTGACGTCACTCGAGGATGAGCTTCAGGATCAGCCGGATGATTTGACACTGCCTGAGGATTGCGTGGTGCTAGAGATTGTGGGCCAGGCAGCCACAGCTGGTAATGACCTGGAGATTCCAGTTGTGGTACGGCAGATCCCTACTGGGCCCCAGCCTGTGCTCCTGGATGACTCGCTAGAAGCCAGTACAGCTTTGAAGCTACTCATGCCTACACTAGAGTCGGAGACAGAGGCTGCTGTGCCCAGGGAAGACCTCTGCCCTGAGAAAGAGGGGTTGTCCGTGGACTCGGAGGAAAAGCTGGAGTCAGTCTGCTTATTGGAGCCCAGGGAGGTCATGGAGCCAGTGATGCCCAAGGGGCCTCAGAACCCACCAGCCAATACAATGCTGAGCTCCCAGAGAGCTCGAAAGGGCAGGAAGAAGAAGAGCAAAGAGCAGCCAGCAGCCTGTGCAGAAGGCTATGCCAGGAGACTGAGGTCATCTTCTCGTGGGCAGTCTACCCTGGCTACAGAGGTGACCTCTCAGGCAGGAAATCTGCCTCAGGAGGAACTGCAAAGAGAGGTTGGACCTCCTCGTAGTAGAGGGAAGCCCCGGGCTTGGGCTCGGGCCTGGGCAGCTGCCTTGGAAAAACCTAGCTCTGGGAGCTTGGAGAGTAGTGCTGGACTAGCTAGTCCTGACAAAGAAGATCCTCTAGACCTTTACTCCAACTTGGTTGACGGCATCCAGGCCAACCCTGTTCAAGCCCACGTCTCCGCTCGAGCTGACCCCATGCCACTTGATTCTGTTGAAGCCGATCCCGTTGAAGTTAATTCTGTTCTAGCTGACCCTGTACCTGTTGATCCTGCATTGGTTGACCTTGCTTCAGCAAACTCAGAACTGGTTGACCCTCTCCCAGCTAACCCAGTACTGATCGACCCagtcctggctggctcagcagaaATTGACCCTACAGTGGTTGTTCCCATCTCAGATGACTTGCAACCAGGTGACCCTGTCCCAGCCAACTCAGCACCAGTTGACTCTGTTGCCAATGACGTGGCTCCAGTTGATCCTGTGCTAGTTAAGTCTAGGCCGTCTGATCCCAGACGTGGTGCAGTGTCATCAGTCCAGGGAAGTCCAGCTCCCCAGCTCCTTCTGGAGTCAGAGTCCTTGGACTCTCTAAAGACCGTCATCCCTGAAGTCCAGGAGGTTGTGGGTCCTTTGAAGGTAGAAAGTGGTACCAGTTCCGTACCCCAGGAAGCCAGACCTCGGCCTCTTAGCCTATCAGAGTACCGGCGACGAAGGCAGCAGCGCCAAgctgaggcagaagagaggagtccccagcccccagctgggAAGTGGCCCAGTCTCCCAGAGACCCCCACAGGGCTAGCAGACATCCCTTGTCTTGTCATCCCACCAGCCCCAGCCAAGAAGACAACTCTGCAGAGAAGCCCTGAAGTTCCTCCTGAGGCTTGCTCAGTGCCTGTGGGTCCCAGCCCTGCTTCTCCTAGTCCTGAGCCACCTGCAAGCAAACCTGTGGCCTCAACACCCACTGAGCAGGTGCCATCCCAAGAACTGCCACTACCAGCAAGACCTCCACCTTCTGCTCTGCAGCCCATGCCTCCCACAATGCCCACTGCTTTGCCTTTCCCCCCAGGTGGGCTAGGCATGACACCCATGCTGCCCCTTCCTACAAGTGGACAAGGGATCCCCAGTCTGCCCCCACCACCCTTGCAGCCTCCCAGTCTTTCGATGTCTATGGGGCCAGTGCCACCTGATCCCTATACTCACTATGCTCCTGTGCCACCCTGGCCTTGTTATCCCCCTGTGTCCCCTTCTGGCTATCCTtgcctgccccccccaccaacagtgcccctAGTATCTGGTACTCCTGGCACCTATGCTGTGCCCCCCACTTGCAATGTGCCTTGGGtaccccctccagccccagtcccaCCTTATAGCTCCAGCTGTGCCTATGGGCCCTTGGGATGGGGCCCAGGGCTGCAACACCCTCCATTCTGGCCTACTGTGCCACCACCTCCTTTGCCTCTAGCATCTGTTGGGAGAGCTGCTCCCCCACCCAAGGTGGAGCCCAGTGGCATTCCAGCTGGCCCTTCTGAAAGCGTACTTCCTGGGCCAATGGCTCCTCCCCTCAGTCTTGGGTCAGCTGGCCAGGGAGCTCTGCAGGTAGAGCCCACCAAGGTGGAGGTCAAGTCAGTGCCTGTGTCGCCCCATCTGAAACACAAGGTGTCCTCCCCAGTGCAAAGCCCCCAGATCAAGACTCCACCATGTCTGTCTGCTGAGAGTGTGGCTGTTGAGGAGCCTACATCAGAGAGGCTAAAGCCTGAGACCCAGGAGACAAGGCTCAGGGAGAAGCCCCCCTCTCCTGTTGCCAAGGCTGTTCCCACACCCACACCAAAGCAGAGCACTGTAACTAAGCTGCCTGCTGTCCACCCAGCCCGTCTAAGGAAACTCTCCTTCCTGCCTACCCCACGTGCTCAAGGTCCTGAGGATGTGGTACAGGCTTTCATCAGTGAGATTG GAATTGAGGCGTCAGACCTGTCCAGTCTGCTGGAGCAGTTTGAGAAATCCGAAG CCAAAAAGGAGTGCCCTCCCCCGGCTCCTGCTGACAGCCTGGCTGTAGGAAACTCAGG CGTTGACACTCCCCAGGAGAAGAGGCCCTTAGACCGGTTACAAGCCCCAGAACTGGCCAACGTGGCAG gGCTCACCCCACCAGCTACCCCTCCCCACCAATTATGGAAGCCCCTGGCTGCTGTCTCACTGCTGGCCAAAGCCAAATCTCCTAAGTCTACCGCCCAGGAGGGAACCCTGAAGCCTGAAGGAGTTACAGAGGCCAAACATCCAGCTGCAACCCGCCTCCAAGAAGGGGTCCATGGCCCTAGTCCAGTCCATGTGGGCTCTGGGGACCATGACTATTGTGTCCGGAGCAGGACTCCCCCCAAAAAGACGCCTGCCCTAGTCATTCCAGAGGTGGGCTCCCGATGGAACGTCAAACGCCATCAGGACATCACCATCAAACCCGTCTTGTCCCTGGGCCCAgtcatccccctgcccccacacacagcTGCCTCCCAGGAGCCACTTGATCACAGGACTAGCAGTGAGCAGGCAGATCCCCCAGCTCCTTGCCTCGCCCCATCTGCCTTGCTGTCCCCTGAGGCCTCGCCTTGCCGGAATGACATGAACACTAGGACTCCCCCTGAGCCCTCAGCCAAGCAGCGGTCAGTGCGCTGTTACCGAAAATCCTGCAGGTCAGCCAGCCCCCCAAGCCGGGGCTGGCAGGGCTGCCGTGGCCGCAGCAGCCGTTCTGTCAGCTCTGGGTCCAACCGGACCAGCGAAGCATCTTCCTCTTCATCCTCATCGTCGTCTTCCTCATCCCGGTCCCGGTCCCggtccctctcccccccacacaaGAGGTGGCGAAG ATCCAGTTGCAGTTCCTCTGGACGTTCCCGAAgatgctcttcctcttcctcctcgtcATCGTCATCTTCCTCAACTTCGTCATCCAGTTCCCGAAGCCGGTCTCGCTCCCCATCCCCCCGACGGAGAAGTGACAGGAGGCGGCG GTACAGCTCTTACCGTTCACATGACCATTACCAAAGGCAGAGAGTGCTGCAGAAGGAGCGTGCAATA GAGGAGAGAAGAGTGGTCTTCATTGGGAAGATACCTGGCCGCATGACTAGGTCAGAACTGAAACAGAGGTTCTCTGTTTTCGGAGAGATTGAGGAGTGCACAATCCACTTCCGTGTCCAAGG TGACAACTACGGCTTCGTCACTTACCGCTATGCTGAGGAGGCATTTGCAGCCATCGAGAGTGGCCACAAGCTGAGGCAGGCAGATGAACAGCCCTTTGATCTCTGCTTCGGGGGCCGTAGGCAGTTCTGCAAGAGAAGCTATTCTGATCTTG ACTCCAACCGGGAAGACTTTGACCCTGCTCCTGTAAAGAGCAAATTTGATTCTCTTGACTTTGACACATTGTTGAAACAGGCCCAGAAGAACCTCAGGAGGTAA